A region of Chiloscyllium plagiosum isolate BGI_BamShark_2017 chromosome 37, ASM401019v2, whole genome shotgun sequence DNA encodes the following proteins:
- the LOC122541303 gene encoding histone H3-like centromeric protein CSE4: MGMGESGDGRGRSRRRGSSPGGERTVGLPEIRRYQNPTELLIRKLPFQRPLRDIAQGFKTHLRFQSSAPMVLQEASQTLPAGTLRGHQPLGRLHQAKAIPKLSALFTWTGDSAQEDLLWLSHRNHSSAGLSWDPPCMDYLHSFPLLLPCFLPFSSILLPFF, from the coding sequence ATGGGGATGGGAGAGAGTGGGGATGGGCGAGGACGAAGCAGACGGCGCGGAAGTTCACCGGGAGGGGAAAGGACCGTGGGACTGCCAGAGATCCGCCGCTACCAGAACCCCACCGAGCTGCTGATCCGCAAGCTGCCCTTCCAGCGCCCGCTACGGGACATCGCCCAGGGCTTCAAGACCCACCTGCGCTTCCAGAGCTCGGCCCCCATGGTCCTGCAAGAGGCCAGCCAGACTTTGCCTGCTGGGACTCTTCGAGGACACCAACCACTCGGACGGCTGCATCAAGCAAAGGCTATACCCAAGCTAAGCGCTCTCTTCACTTGGACGGGAGACTCAGCTCAGGAGGATTTGCTGTGGCTTTCCCACCGAAATCACTCCTCTGCTGGTCTCAGCTGGGATCCACCCTGTATGGATTACCTTCATTCTTTCCCTCTACTTCTACCCTGTTTTCTACCATTCTCTTCCATCTTACTTCCCTTTTTTTGA